Genomic window (Pseudomonas sp. L5B5):
CGGGAACCGGTGCCGATGGCCGGTGGTCAGCCGTTCATTCGGCGTTGCACAGGGCCAGACAGTTATCCAGCATGCGGTTGGAGAAACCCCACTCGTTGTCGTACCAGGCCAGGACCTTGAGCAGGCGGCCGCCGCTGACCTTGGTGTGATTGGCGTCGAAGATCGACGACAGCGGGTTGTGGTTGAAGTCGCTGGAGACCAGCGGCAGGGTGTTGTAGCCCAGGACCTTGGAATGCTGGCTGGCGCTCTTGAGCAGGGCGTTGACTTCCTCGGCCGTGGTATCACGCTTGAGGGTCACGGTCAGGTCCACCAGGGACACGTTGATCACCGGTACCCGCACCGCCATGCCGGTCAGCTTGCCGGCCAGGTCCGGCAGCACCAGGCCCACGGCCTCGGCTGCGCCGGTCTTGCTCGGGATCATGTTCTGGGTGCCGGAGCGGGCACGGTAGGGGTCGGTGTGATAGACGTCGGTGAGGTTCTGGTCGTTGGTGTAGGCATGGATCGTGGTCATCAGGCCGTTGTCGATGCCCAGTTCGCGATGCAGCACCTGGGCCACCGGGGCCAGGCAGTTGGTGGTGCAGGAGGCGTTGGAAATGATCTGGTGCGACTGGCGCAGGATGTCGTGGTTGACCCCATACACCACGGTGGCGTCAGCCCCCTTGGCCGGCGCCGAGATGATCACTTTG
Coding sequences:
- the gap gene encoding type I glyceraldehyde-3-phosphate dehydrogenase, encoding MTLRIAINGFGRIGRNVLRALYTQGYRQDLQVVAINDLGDSAINAHLLKHDTVHGLFDADVQHDQESLTVNGDRIAVSAIRNPADLPWAAEKIDVVFECTGLFTDRAKAAAHLTAGARKVIISAPAKGADATVVYGVNHDILRQSHQIISNASCTTNCLAPVAQVLHRELGIDNGLMTTIHAYTNDQNLTDVYHTDPYRARSGTQNMIPSKTGAAEAVGLVLPDLAGKLTGMAVRVPVINVSLVDLTVTLKRDTTAEEVNALLKSASQHSKVLGYNTLPLVSSDFNHNPLSSIFDANHTKVSGGRLLKVLAWYDNEWGFSNRMLDNCLALCNAE